Genomic window (Bacteroidia bacterium):
ATTGCAAAGAATAATTCCCGTTACATAAACCATTTAGAGAAGTCGAATTCACTACGGTATCATTAAACCAAACTCCAACACTGCCCATTCCCCCAATCGACTGAAATTGAACTAAACCATTACAAGTCCCTGGAAAACTTTCATCACTTCGTTGAATCAGCTCACCTGAAAATCCGGTGCAAATTAGATTAATATCAACTGTATCCCTTACCGTACATCCATTCGAATCAATCCCTATTAATTCATAGGAACCTTGGCATAAACCTTCCACGGAGTTACTAATAGGAATTGTATCCTGCATAAAATAAGAATACGGCAAGGTTCCTCCTTCCAATGTAAAAAGAACAGAGCCATCACATATCCCTTGATTAAGTTGTCCATTAAAAGCAAGTTGAGTAATAGCAAAATCATAACATGGATCAACCATAATCTCAAAATCCCGGCTCACATTGCACCCCAAAACATCATAAACAGTTAAGCTATAATTTCCCGGACAAAGTCCTACAAATTGAGTATCTAAAAAAAATGGCACTATCTGTTGAATTGTGCTATTCCATTGTACTTCTGTAGGCGAAACCACCCCTTGCACCTCCACCCCAACGGAACCATTGCAAGAATCGGGATGGGTTGAAAAAACATTGGATGTTTCAGTTATACTCATTGGATAGCAGACCCAAAAGACTAAATATTGAAACGAACCATCGATATGCTGGCAATACAAATAGTATTTTCCTGCACATAAACCACTTAGAAACCTACCGCCCAATTGAACCATTGAACTATCCAAGGAAGAATGCCAAGAAATTGGGGTATAAAACAATGAATCCGTAAACACTGCCCCTCCATCACAAACCCCATAAGTACTAACATTGGTTATTATGAAAGGATCCGGGGGTGGGGGTGGAAGATCTGCTTTTGCAGTTCTAATTAGTCCTGCACAAATCAGGAAAAAAGTTAAAAAGATCTTTTTCATAGAAAAGAAAAGAGCCCTTTCAAAGGGCTCCTTACTAAAAGATTAACAATCCTATTCTTTAATCAATTTCCTAATTATGCCGGAATCAGTGCTAAGGTAATAAACCCCACTGCTCAAACTTTCAACATTTATCTCAACTACCTTTTGATTAAAACTATTCCTAACCGAAACTAATTCCTGACCTAACAAAGTACTGATAGTCAATTTATTCCACTTTTCCGATTCCAAATCAACATTCAATTGGGAAGAAACCGGATTTGGGAACAATCGTATTCTATCATTACTTAAAATGGGCTCAATTCCAATAGTACCGGAGGGATCTAAATAAGCCCAGGCATAGGATTTAAATGTTTCAACCGCCCGGGTTGAATCACAGAAAATCTGAAGAACCAACAAATAATTACCGGCAGAATCAAATTGATAAATGCTGGTAACTGTTGAGGCAAGTCCATTGGCATAAACCAACCATTCCACTGCAACAGAATCCTGCCCCAGGTAATTAACTGACCCCAAATTAGTGGAATCAATCAGCGCGTATACAACCGTACAGGTCGGAACAACCGGAGCGTAAATAGTATCATTCCCTCCCGGATTTCCGTTATTGAAATAGGAAGTAGAATCAACATAAACATTCGTACCATCACCAATTATGAAGCTACTGCTCCACAATGCACTTCCATTGGGAGAAACACTGGTTAATGTATATAAACCTGCACACAAGGTATTGGAAGTAGTGGCTGAACCAACTCCGCTGGCAACCAAATTCCCATAATAATCATTAACCTGAATAATACTGGCTTCTAAAATGGAATCCAAAATGGTCAAGGTAAAACCACCATCACATTGACCACTTGCACTAGCATCAGATGGATTTACCCACAAACCTCCATATATTCCGGGGTTGTTCAAGGTGTCTGAATTGCTGTAAATAGTAACCGGAGCACTAGTTGTACAACCATTTGCATCAGTAACAGTCACTATATTAGACCCTACACAAAGGTTAACAAGTGTACCATTAGGCATTATCAAACCGGTGGAGGTATAGGTGTAGGGTGCAGTACCACCATAAACAGTTATTATAGCAGCACCATCGCATGATCCGGAATTAGTAGCATTGGTCTCCGAAGAAACTACAGCATAAAAACCATTGCAATTCCCTGCCCCTCCCGAACTTACCGTAAAACTATAACTGGCAGTCGTTCCCATTGAATCAGAAACAGTTACCGAATAAGTACCGGGACACAAATTCGAAATCGAATATCCACCATTTTGTAAAACCACATTTGGACCATACCAAACAGCATCCGAATAAGAAATTGAATCGGTTAAATAGGCATAACCATCGCAAGTGGAATCGTTGCTGGAATTATAAACAAAAACAGTTGGCAACATCTGTGCACTACCTGTTATGGAGAATAAAACACCCAAAATAAAGGGTAAAATTTTTTTCATTTCATTAGTTTTTAATATCCAAAAGTAGTTCTTTTAATTAGTAAAAAAGTAAATATTTTTATCCTATTAATTTGGCGGGTCCCATTCGCTTCCAAGCCTTGTGCAGTTGGCCTTCCGCAGGTACAAGCTCATGGTCGGGCTATCGGCTGTAGTCCTCGGCTCACTTGGCTAGCGCCGCGTGTGCCTGTGGGCTACTTGCCTCTATCCCTACCCGACTAAACCCCAACCATCCTGCTTCTTTCCCAAAAAAATTGACAGCCCCTTCTGTAAGTTCTCTAACTTATTCGTTTCCAACTTACACGTCCTCTTTGCAATTCCTCTAGTCGCTGATATAATATCGCATTCTGAGCGGAACTTAAATTTGGATCTAAACTTAAAACCTTCTCTGCATATTGCCGCACCAATAATAAGAGTTGATTATCCTTCACCAAATCTGCAATCTTTAATTCTTCAACACCACTTTGCCTGGTTCCTCCCATATCTCCTGGCCCTCTTAGTTTCAAATCCACCTCAGCGATTTCAAATCCATCATTGGTTCTTACCATGGTTTCTAACCTGGTCTTCCCTTCTGAACTCAATTTATAACTACTCATTAATATACAATAGCTCTGATCGGCCCCTCTTCCAACCCTTCCCCGCAATTGATGCAATTGGGACAATCCAAACCGTTCGGCATTTTCTATCACCATCACACTGGCATTTGGCACGTTTACCCCAACTTCAATTACAGTAGTAGATACCAAAATATTGGTTTCTCCTTTTTGAAATCGTTGCATTTCAAAGTCCTTATCAGCCGCAGCCTGCCTGCCATGAACTATTCCCACCCTATATTGTGGAGGAGGAAATGCCCTTTGAATAGCTTCAAACCCTTCCATCAGATTATTTAAATCCAAAGTTTCACTTTCCTCTATCAATGGATAAACTATATAAACTTGCCTGCCCAGATGTATTTGTTCCTTCAAAAAGCCAAACAACCTTAATCGCTTTTCTTCATAATAATGTATAGTTTGTATTGGTTTTCTGCCAGGAGGAAGCTC
Coding sequences:
- a CDS encoding T9SS type A sorting domain-containing protein, yielding MKKIFLTFFLICAGLIRTAKADLPPPPPDPFIITNVSTYGVCDGGAVFTDSLFYTPISWHSSLDSSMVQLGGRFLSGLCAGKYYLYCQHIDGSFQYLVFWVCYPMSITETSNVFSTHPDSCNGSVGVEVQGVVSPTEVQWNSTIQQIVPFFLDTQFVGLCPGNYSLTVYDVLGCNVSRDFEIMVDPCYDFAITQLAFNGQLNQGICDGSVLFTLEGGTLPYSYFMQDTIPISNSVEGLCQGSYELIGIDSNGCTVRDTVDINLICTGFSGELIQRSDESFPGTCNGLVQFQSIGGMGSVGVWFNDTVVNSTSLNGLCNGNYSLQFVDSIGCRDTLYFTIGLESSLGLLAVPTDIQLAGQCDGQVVFTIYSDTSEIDTIFVESGSGNLFFVDSSLELSNLCPGEYYAWIISQANDTAFASFIIADTNHIYIDSSAYNQFPDSLVLDTLFSGITNNCQILSLEIDSVRLINYQSTSPDSISTAWVIYDGSDSVLAYQAYWINGEGVYELVLQVFCDSTRANTISKFYSRIDLRNGIITDATIATNSINSSDFLIFPNPFDDRVSILGKLTKGVKVELLNEFGQRVLDYRVGQEQGVQEFSTKGITPGFYTLVIRDGGIISSKKLVKY
- a CDS encoding T9SS type A sorting domain-containing protein translates to MKKILPFILGVLFSITGSAQMLPTVFVYNSSNDSTCDGYAYLTDSISYSDAVWYGPNVVLQNGGYSISNLCPGTYSVTVSDSMGTTASYSFTVSSGGAGNCNGFYAVVSSETNATNSGSCDGAAIITVYGGTAPYTYTSTGLIMPNGTLVNLCVGSNIVTVTDANGCTTSAPVTIYSNSDTLNNPGIYGGLWVNPSDASASGQCDGGFTLTILDSILEASIIQVNDYYGNLVASGVGSATTSNTLCAGLYTLTSVSPNGSALWSSSFIIGDGTNVYVDSTSYFNNGNPGGNDTIYAPVVPTCTVVYALIDSTNLGSVNYLGQDSVAVEWLVYANGLASTVTSIYQFDSAGNYLLVLQIFCDSTRAVETFKSYAWAYLDPSGTIGIEPILSNDRIRLFPNPVSSQLNVDLESEKWNKLTISTLLGQELVSVRNSFNQKVVEINVESLSSGVYYLSTDSGIIRKLIKE